The DNA window TTCGCGTACACCCGCAGACCGGGTTTGGACACGCGGCGCAGGCCGGCGATGCTTCGCTCCCTGCTCGGCCCGTACTTGAGCTGAACGATCAGCGACTTGCCGACCCGAGCATCCTCGGTCCGGAAGTCGGTGATGTAGCCCTCGCTCTTGAGGATCTGGGCGATGTTTGCCTTGATCTTGGAGTGCGGCAACGTCACCTCGTCGTGATACGCCGAATTGGCGTTGCGCAGACGTGTCAAGAAGTCTGCGATCGGGTCCGTCATGGTCATCGAGCGCCACTCCTCTTCATCGCTGCGCTCTGCATCGTCGTTGTCGCAGTCATGACAGTGTCTGTCACCTTCCTCGCGATGGTTCCCGGTCCGGGCCTGTCGCGCACCTTTTCTGGGTTGGTCTTACGGGTTGGGGCTGTTACCAGCTGCTCTTCTGCACGCCGGGCAGTTCGCCCGCGTGCGCCATCTCGCGCAGGCAGATCCGGCACAGGCCGAATTTGCGGAAGACCGCGCGCGGGCGGCCGCACCTGTTGCAACGCGTGTAGCCGCGCACCGCGAACTTCGGCTTGCGTGCGGCCTTGTTGACCAGTGCCTTCTTTGCCATCTACTCAGTTCTCCTTGAACGGAAAGCCGAGGGCCCGCAACAGCGCTCGTCCTTCGTCGTCAGTCGTCGCCGAGGTGACGACGTTGATGTCCATGCCGCGGACCCGGTCGATCTTGTCCACGTCGATCTCGTGGAACACCGACTGCTCAGCCAGGCCGAAGGTGTAGTTGCCGACACCGTCGAACTGCTTGGGCGAAAGCCCGCGGAAGTCGCGGATACGGGGCAGCGCGATCGAGGTGAGACGGTCCAGGAACTCCCACATCCGGTCCCCGCGCAGGGTGACCCGCGCACCGATCGGCATGCCCTCACGCAGCTTGAACTGGGCGATGGACTTGCGTGCGCGGCGGATTTCGGGCCGCTGCCCGGTGATCGCCGCCAAGTCGGTGACCGCGCCGTTGATCAACTTCGCGTCCCGCGCCGCGTCGCCGACACCCATGTTGACGACGACCTTGGTCACCGTTGGGATCTGCATGACATTGGCGTAGCCGAACTGCTGCTGCAACGAATCACGAATCTCGCTGCGGTAGCGCTCTTTCAGGCGCGGCTGAACCTTTTCTTTAGCCTCTGCTGTGGTCATGCTAGATGTCCTTGCCGTTGCGCTTGGAGATACGAACCCGCTTGCCGGTCTCCTCGTCGAGCCGGTAACCGACGCGGGCCGGCTTACCGTCCGAGTCGACGACCATCACGTTGGAGACGTGGATGGGGGCTTCCTGGGTGACGATGCCGCCCGACTGCGCTCCGCGTTGGTTGGTCGAAATCGCGGTGTGCTTCTTGATCCGGTTGACGCCCTCGACCAGCACTCGGTCGCGTTCCGGATAAGCCTGCAGCACCTTGCCTTTGGCGCCCTTGTCCTTGCCGGCGATGACCAGGACGGTGTCGCCTTTGCGGACCTTCATTTACAAAACCTCCGGGGCAAGCGAGATGATCTTCATGAACCGCTTCTCGCGCAGTTCGCGACCCACCGGCCCGAAGATGCGCGTCCCGCGCGGGTCGTTGTCGGGCTTGATGATCACCGCGGCGTTCTCGTCGAACTTGATGTAGCTGCCGTCGGGACGCCGGCGCTCCTTGACCGTGCGCACCACGACGGCTTTGACGACATCCCCACGCTTGACGTTGCCGCCGGGGATGGCGTCCTTGACGGTCGCGACGATGACATCACCGATGCCGGCGTAGCGTCGCGACGAACCGCCGAGCACACGGATGCACAAGATCTCCTTGGCGCCGGTGTTGTCGGCGACCTTCAGTCGCGATTCCTGCTGAATCACTCGATCTCCTGACGTGGTTGCGTGTGCACGGCAGGAGAACCCACCGGGGTGGGCATTCGGCGGGCATGACCCACCAAAAACCTGACGTGCGCGGTCTCTGTCGCCGAAGGGCACGCGGGGCCGATTCACACCGGCCGAGGTCTGCCCAAGGCAACCCCTAGAGTCTAGGGGACGACCAGCTCAGAGCCAAATTCTGCTCACCGGCGATCGAGATCGGCCGGGTCTTCATCAAATGGTGGCACCGAATCGCTGAGGATCACGTCAGCGGAACGCTCTTGAACAGCGGAAACGTCTGCTGAGCCGCGAGCTGAGAACTAGACTTCCGGCAATGTTCTCGGAGACGCGCTATGCGATGAACGGGAACTTGCGCGTCGTTTACCGGGCGTCTGCCCAGGGTGAGGCCGAGCTGCCGTTGCTCAGGGCTGGCCGGAGTTTATGACGTCGCTCGGTCGGATGATTTTTTCGATCAGCCGGGCACCGGTGTATCCGACCCTCCTGACCCCCGCACGATGCCGAAACCGGAGCAATGGGCCGACAGCATCACAGCGGTGCTCGATGACATCGGCAGTTGCGAATCCGTGCTTCTCGCCAACACATCCGCCGTGGCGCCTGCGGCGCTGTTCTCCGCGACACACCCGTCCCGCACGACCGCACTCGTCATACTCGAGGGCTTCGCGGACCCTTTCGGCTCCCCTGCCGATGGATGGACGCTCGAGCAGAGCGAAGCCGCAGTGGTTGCTATGTGGGGAACAGGCGAGTAACACCACGTCATCAATCCGGACATGCCATGGAACGAGGAGATCCGGGCGAGCCTTGCCCGTGTCGAACGCTTGGCCGTGAGTCCGAAAACCCTGGGGTCATACTGCCACTGAGCAGCCGAACGGACGCGCGGTCAATCCTTTCAACCATTCGTGTGCCGACCGTCGTTCTTCACCACGCCGACGACCCAATGATTCCCGCCGCGACGGGCAAGTACATCGCCGACCACATTCCGCGCGCGAAATACGTTGAGCTGCCGGGCCGCAACGTGTACCACTTCGTCGAACCGGACTGGCGCGCGTCCTTCCGAGAGGTCGCCGAGTTCCTCACCGGGCACCAGACTGACGTCGCCGATGATCGGGTACTTGCCACGGTGTTGTTCACCGACATCGTGGATTCGACGCGTAGGGCCGCGGCGATGGGCGACCGGGACTGGCACGCGCTGCTCGACGCGCACGCCGCCATCGTGCGGTCACAGCTGGCTCGCTTTCGGGGCCGCGAGGTCAGCACAGCCGGAGACGGGTTCCTGGCTATGTTCGACGGTCCCCAACGAGCGATCCGCTGCGCCATGGCAATTCGCGACGCGGTGCAGGCACTCGGTATCGAGGTGCGCGCCGTGTTGCACACGGGCGAGTGCGAGGTCCGCAGCGACGATATCGGTGGGATCGCCGTGCAGATCGGCGCGCGGGTCAGCGCTTTGGCCGGGCCGAACGAGGTGCTGGTGTCCAGCACGCTGCACGACCTGTTGATCGGGTCAGGCCTCGAGTTCATCGAGCGTGGCTCCCACCAGCTCAAGGGCGTGCCCGGTGAATGGCGCCTCTTCGCCGGCTAGAAAGGCGGCGGATCATCCTCGCCGTCGGCCGGTGATGCGGGACCGATGCAGGCGGACTCGCGCTCTCGGCGTTTCGTTTGCCGGGCGTTGCGATTGTGCTTGCGCTCGACCGCAATTCGCGCGGCCCGGTTTTGGGCGCGGGTGCGGGTGCGCAGCGGCATCATGGCGGTGCGCTCGGCGCACGGGTCGGGTTTCAGTCCGGTGGGTAGGGGCGGGTCGCCGGTCGGGGCGCACAGGCTGGGGAACAGCAGCGCGCTGCCCGGGGTGGTGACATAGGTGTGCCCGTCGGGCAGGGTCCAGATGACCGTGCCGTCGGGCAGCTGGTGATCGCGCCATCCCCAAAATGTCTTCATCAGATGGTGACATCGACACAGCGCCTTGAGATTCGACGCGTGCGTGGGCCCGCCCTGACCGTAGGGGATGGTGTGGTCGAGGTCGCAGGCGCTGGCCGGGCGCTCACACCCCGGGGCCCGACAGGTCAAATCCCGGCACCGCACAAAATCAGCCAACCCAGCCGAGGGGGCATACCGGGGTTCAGCGGCTGCCGGTGGGCGCAGCGGCACCAGGCGCGCCGAGGCGGCCAGCTCGGTGAGCACCTCGGCCGGCAGGAGACCCTCCACCCCGGACACCACCGCCGGGGTGGGGCCGCGGCCTTCGACACTGGCCTGCTCGGCGACCACGTGGATCACCACATTGCCGGCGGGCGTGGCCGCACCTGCCGGACAGTCGGGCCGTCGGCAGCCGCACACCAGCCGTACTCCCCCAGCGGCCAGCACCCCCACCGCATCGGCGCGCCGCTGGACGAGGGTGCGCGGGTCGGCGTCACACACGGTGGCGGCCAACTCCGTCAAGCGCCGGTCCAGGGCCTGACCGTCGGGGCCGAACACGCTGCCGCTGACCCAGGCCATCCCCGACTCGTTGGCCAGCACGTCCACAAAACGATCGCTGATCGCTTGCTGGGCCCGGCGCACCGCATCGCCATCCACGGCGGCCACCACCCGGTCCACCGCGGCGGCCAACCCACCGCGGGTCAGCGAGGGGCGTCGCGACAACAGCGCCGCCAACTGCGCGTCCACCTTCGCCAGCACCTCGGGGTCATCGATCAGATCAGTGCGAAACACGATCGTCTGAAACGCCCGATAATCGATGCGGCCGGCCTGAAACACCTCACCCACCCGCGGCACCCGATCACGCATCGCCATCGCATACCGCAAATAGCTATGCCCCATCGCCACGCTGCACCCCAACGCCGCCCCCAGCTGCGCGGCCACCACCTCCCACGCATCGGCCGACCAGTCCGCGCACTCCCCGGACTGCCGACAGCACAACACCAGCAACTCCCCGGCAGGCACCAACCGCCCCGCGGCCGCGCGCGCCTCGGCACGCCCGGCTCGCGCACCCGATCCAGCAACGCCGACGACTCCAGCGTCGGACGCGACGCATACCACCACTCGAACATACATTCGATCATCCCACGCCGGTCCGACACCCGGCTCCGACAGTCAGTCGCCTGATCGATCCAGGAACCGGGCGGCGGCGCCCCGGGCAGGATGTTGCGCAGCGGGACGATTGCGAACAGGTTCGCGGCATACCAGGTGGCGAACGGCGGCAGGAATTTCCGTCTGCCCAGCGCCATCGGAATTGCGACCAGCAGTGCCAGGGTGGGCAGGGCTGATCAGCACCAGGCAGATACCGAGGTCGAAGATCAGCGGACCCTTGGCCCGCTTCAGGGTGATGACGACGTTGCCGTTGTCGGTCGCGCCGGGTGGGCAGCGCGGTCGAGTCGGCTGAGTTGGGCCGGCGCCTTGCCCTTCGGGTATTGCAGATCCCCCAAATCGCTTGTGGGATAAAGACGTACCGCGACGTCATTGGCCATAACGTCAAACGGTTGTCGTACTGCGGAACTCCGGGATAGGCGAGCACCTCGACGGAGAGACGGTTCGTCGACCGGCTTCAACTCTTCGAGGCGCAGCTGGACGATCGTGGCATCGCCCCCGCCCTAACTCAGATCCAGCGGTGGCAGTGGGCCTTCCGAGCGCTGCAGAAAATGCACACCGAAAAGGGACAGGACATAGACGACGATGACGCCCGCGAGGATGACGACACCGATCGCGATCCGCGGCGCCTCGCGCTTTTTCTTTGCGGGCGTGACCACCGCCAGCAATCGTCCAGCGGGACACCGGAGGGCTTGCTGACGTCGGACCGGCGCCGCTGGCGAGATCCGGCCGGAACGGGGTGGCACGTGGTCAGATGTTAGAGAATGCCAGGGCCCGCCGCGCGGCGAAATTCACTGCCCAGAAAGGCAGCAGGCGCCCGTCGCCCACCGGCCATGCGGCGTTAACTTCACCGGCCGACGTCGTCGGCACCCAACCGGACGACCCAGCGCCTCGAGTTTGCTAACCCGATGCCGGATCCGTTACGCAGCGAAACCCGATGTGCGTCGTCGCGGAGTCCTGCGATTGCGGTGACCGGGCCGCCGGACGGTAACGGTGGCAGTACTCCGGCGCGCACAGGTGGCTGCCGCCCTTCAACGTCTGGTTGACGGACGGGTCGGCGGGACCCGACGGGGTGCAGCAGGACTTGGGCGGCTGGTCGAGCCGGTGATGTGCCGAGAATTCGGTGGCAGTCCATTCCCACACGTTGCCGATCATGTCGACGAGCCCAAATGCGTTGGGGGCGAACGTGCCGACTGGCGACGTCCCCACCCAGCCGAGCGCCCCGTCATTACGGTACGGGAAGCTGCCCTGCCAGGTGTTGGCCATCAGCCGGCCACCGCTCCTGGCCTCATCACCCCACGAGTACGTCGTCGTGGAACCGGCCCGGGCGGCGTACTCCCACTCGGCCTCGGTCGGCAGCCGACGCCCCGCCCAGCGCGCATAGGCCGCGGCGTCCGGATAGGCCACCTGTACCACCGGATGATCGCCGCGGTCCGCGGCATCGCTGTCGGGCCCGAACGGATGGCGCCAGCTCGCCCCCGGCATCCAATGCCACCATTGCCGCCAGTCGCGCAGGTCGACCGGCCCCGGCGTCGGCCGGAAAACCAATGCACCAGGGCATAAATCGTCGGGATCCGCTCCCGGATACGCCGCCGGGTCGATCGGCTGCTCGGCTACCGTCACATACCCGGTGGCGGCGACGAATTCGGCGAACTGCGCGTTGGTCACCGGGTGCCGTTCCACCGCAATGGGACCCACCGTGACGGTGTGGATCGGCGCCTCTTCGGGGTAGAAGCTGGTCGACCCCATGCGGAATGACCCGCCAGGCAGGTCGACCAGCTCGCTCAGCACCCCGTCAGGCTACGCCGGCCCCTATTCGGATTGCCGATACCAGGTCAGCATGTAGAGAGCCATCGCCGCGACGAGCGCGATCAGCACCCAGAGCACCAGGACCTGGTCGATCCACGCACCCGGCGGCGGCGCGCCCGGAAGGAAATTCCGGATCGGGATGACGGCAAACAGCATCGCGGCGAACCACGTCACGAACGGCGGCACGAATTTCCTTCGTCCCAGGGCGATTTGGATGGCAACGGCAAGAGCCAATGCGGGCAGCGCGAAGAGGACCAGGCAAATTCCCAGGTCGAAGATCAGCGGCCCCTTGGCCCGGTGCAAGGTGATGACGACGTTGTCGGGGCGATCCGCCTCCTGGCTGGCCTCACCGACGCGCTGAACGCTGACGTCCCAGCCGTCCAAGCCGCCGGTGACCTCGACTCGCGCGGGTATGTAATGGCGCGCATCGCCCTGGCCGACGAGCACCTCGGCGGACAGGGTGTCGGTGCTGTAGGAGTCGAACGGCCAGTTGTTCGGGTTGCCGTGTGCCTCGATGGTCGTCGCCACCTGCGCCGGCGACTTCCCGGCCGGGTACTGCAGGTCGCCCAGGTCATTCGGGGGATCCATGCGCACCGCGGTGTCGGTCGTGAGCACCTCGAGGCGTTTGTCGAACATCGACTCCTCGGGAATCACCAGCACCTTGACCGTGAGGCGGTTGGAGATGGTGTCCAGCTTTTCGAGGCGCACCAAAACGACGGTGTCGTTGGTCGCGTTGAGGTCCGGCGGCTTGAGCGGTCCCGCGGTCTTGGCCAGCAGATGCACCCCGAACAGCGACAGGACGTAGACCACGACAAAGCCCGCGGCGACGGCCACGGCGATGACCCCGCGTCGTTTGCGCCGCCGGTCGGGCGCGGCCGCGGGCGGAGCCGTCGCGGGTGGTTGCTCCGTCGGTGCTGGAGACGGTAGTGAGGGCGGCGCTTGATGGGTCATCGGTGAACACCTCCGTGGGGGATCAGAGCTTTCGAGGACGGATGCTAGCGAACCCACGATCGCTGCGGGGTGACTTCACAATCTCGTCATGTTTAGGTAATTCCCGCAATATGTCATGACGTGAGCACCGGCACAGCGAAACCACTGCGGCGGATCGAAAAAGCCCACCCACCGGACCGAGCAAATTTTCAACCACCCGCCGGTGGGCGCACCAGTTCATCCGGAATTTGTTTGCCTGTTAATCCGCAGCGGTAACAGTCGTGGAGTGAAGCGCAATCGATCGATCGTCAGCGTGCTGGCGGCCGCCACGATGTCGGTTTCCGCCTGCAGCGACCCCCCCTTGAGCCTGCCGTACACCGCCGGGGCCAAGGTCGACTGCGGCGGCAAGCAGACCCTGGCGGCCAGCGGTTCGACCGCGCAAGCCAACGCGATGACCCGCTTCATCGAGGCCTATCGCCAGGCGTGCTCCGGGCAGACCCTCAATTACACCGCCAACGGGTCCGGCAACGGCATCACCGACTTCCTCGCCGGCAAAACGGATTTCGCCGGTTCGGACACGCCGCCCTCGGGCGACCAGTACGCCGCCGCCAAGCGGCGGTGCGGTGGTGCCGACGCCTCGTTGGTGCTCGACGGCCCCACCCTGACCAAGATCTTCAACGGCACCATCACGCGCTGGGAAGACCCGGCCCTGGCACTGCTCAACGCCTCCATGCCGGCCGAGGACATTCATGTCATCTACCGCAGCGACG is part of the Mycobacterium mantenii genome and encodes:
- a CDS encoding formylglycine-generating enzyme family protein, which translates into the protein MLSELVDLPGGSFRMGSTSFYPEEAPIHTVTVGPIAVERHPVTNAQFAEFVAATGYVTVAEQPIDPAAYPGADPDDLCPGALVFRPTPGPVDLRDWRQWWHWMPGASWRHPFGPDSDAADRGDHPVVQVAYPDAAAYARWAGRRLPTEAEWEYAARAGSTTTYSWGDEARSGGRLMANTWQGSFPYRNDGALGWVGTSPVGTFAPNAFGLVDMIGNVWEWTATEFSAHHRLDQPPKSCCTPSGPADPSVNQTLKGGSHLCAPEYCHRYRPAARSPQSQDSATTHIGFRCVTDPASG
- the rplN gene encoding 50S ribosomal protein L14, whose product is MIQQESRLKVADNTGAKEILCIRVLGGSSRRYAGIGDVIVATVKDAIPGGNVKRGDVVKAVVVRTVKERRRPDGSYIKFDENAAVIIKPDNDPRGTRIFGPVGRELREKRFMKIISLAPEVL
- a CDS encoding DUF4436 domain-containing protein, with translation MTHQAPPSLPSPAPTEQPPATAPPAAAPDRRRKRRGVIAVAVAAGFVVVYVLSLFGVHLLAKTAGPLKPPDLNATNDTVVLVRLEKLDTISNRLTVKVLVIPEESMFDKRLEVLTTDTAVRMDPPNDLGDLQYPAGKSPAQVATTIEAHGNPNNWPFDSYSTDTLSAEVLVGQGDARHYIPARVEVTGGLDGWDVSVQRVGEASQEADRPDNVVITLHRAKGPLIFDLGICLVLFALPALALAVAIQIALGRRKFVPPFVTWFAAMLFAVIPIRNFLPGAPPPGAWIDQVLVLWVLIALVAAMALYMLTWYRQSE
- the rplX gene encoding 50S ribosomal protein L24, which encodes MKVRKGDTVLVIAGKDKGAKGKVLQAYPERDRVLVEGVNRIKKHTAISTNQRGAQSGGIVTQEAPIHVSNVMVVDSDGKPARVGYRLDEETGKRVRISKRNGKDI
- the rplE gene encoding 50S ribosomal protein L5, with amino-acid sequence MTTAEAKEKVQPRLKERYRSEIRDSLQQQFGYANVMQIPTVTKVVVNMGVGDAARDAKLINGAVTDLAAITGQRPEIRRARKSIAQFKLREGMPIGARVTLRGDRMWEFLDRLTSIALPRIRDFRGLSPKQFDGVGNYTFGLAEQSVFHEIDVDKIDRVRGMDINVVTSATTDDEGRALLRALGFPFKEN
- a CDS encoding type Z 30S ribosomal protein S14, translated to MAKKALVNKAARKPKFAVRGYTRCNRCGRPRAVFRKFGLCRICLREMAHAGELPGVQKSSW
- the rpsH gene encoding 30S ribosomal protein S8; amino-acid sequence: MTMTDPIADFLTRLRNANSAYHDEVTLPHSKIKANIAQILKSEGYITDFRTEDARVGKSLIVQLKYGPSRERSIAGLRRVSKPGLRVYAKSTNLPRVLGGLGVAIISTSSGLLTDRQAARQGVGGEVLAYVW